A window of Cellulomonas fimi contains these coding sequences:
- a CDS encoding FdhF/YdeP family oxidoreductase: MTRRPPVVDPAAAPSTEVHRPASWAVGLPSVSNAMAYAVGEMGAARALRLLTKLNQKDGFDCMSCAWPDPDHRGMAEFCENGARAVSWEATQLTVPTSFWAEHSLTDLAGKSEYWLGAQGRLVEPVHKPAGSDHYVPVTWEDAFRIVADRLRGLDSPDQAAFYTSGRAANETAFVYQLFVRAFGTNNLPDCSNMCHESTGSALGATIGIGKSTVTYDDFAQADLIVVMGQNPGTNHPRMLTALEDAKRHGATIVAVNPLPEASLKRFRNPQRLRGAVGHGTDIADQFLRIRSGGDMALLQWVSRRVLQAEERAPGTVLDHAFLDAHTLGLDDFRRHVADLDEQEVLTATGLTVAEMDELADRYLAAGRVIVTWAMGLTQHRKGVDTIKEIVNLLLLRGNIGKPGAGASPIRGHSNVQGDRTMGIWERPPDAFLDALAAEFAFEPPRHHGLDSVACVEAMQRGDVKVWFSLGGNFVGAISDTRAAEAAVRGTDLTVQVSTKLNRSHAVTGAEALILPTLGRTDLDLQDTGPQFVSVEDSVCAVHATHGPLPPVSPLLLSEISIVTRLARAVLGDDGPIDWAGFERDYDTIRDAISRVVPGFADFNTRIRQKDGFVLPHGPRDSRTFPTPSGKALLTVNDLVPVECPPGRLILQTVRAHDQFNTTMYGLDDRYRGIRRGRDVVLVNPDDLTDLGLADGDRVDVHSEWPGEADRVLPNLRVVAYPTSRGCAAAYFPEANVLVPLKSTALDSNTPVSKAIIVRLARRPSAP; this comes from the coding sequence ATGACGCGTCGGCCGCCCGTCGTCGACCCGGCCGCGGCGCCGTCGACGGAGGTCCACCGGCCCGCGTCGTGGGCCGTCGGCCTGCCGTCGGTGTCGAACGCGATGGCGTACGCGGTCGGCGAGATGGGCGCGGCCCGCGCGCTGCGGCTGCTCACGAAGCTCAACCAGAAGGACGGCTTCGACTGCATGAGCTGCGCGTGGCCCGACCCGGACCACCGCGGCATGGCGGAGTTCTGCGAGAACGGTGCCCGCGCGGTGAGCTGGGAGGCGACGCAGCTGACCGTCCCGACGTCGTTCTGGGCGGAGCACTCGCTCACGGACCTGGCCGGGAAGTCGGAGTACTGGCTGGGCGCGCAGGGCCGGCTCGTCGAGCCGGTGCACAAGCCCGCGGGCAGCGACCACTACGTGCCCGTGACGTGGGAGGACGCGTTCCGGATCGTCGCGGACCGGCTGCGTGGGCTCGACTCTCCGGACCAGGCGGCGTTCTACACGAGCGGGCGGGCGGCGAACGAGACGGCGTTCGTCTACCAGCTGTTCGTGCGGGCGTTCGGCACGAACAACCTGCCCGACTGCTCGAACATGTGCCACGAGTCCACGGGGTCCGCGCTCGGCGCAACCATCGGGATCGGCAAGTCGACGGTCACGTACGACGACTTCGCGCAGGCGGACCTGATCGTCGTCATGGGCCAGAACCCAGGCACCAACCACCCGCGCATGCTGACCGCGCTGGAGGACGCCAAGCGGCACGGCGCGACGATCGTCGCGGTCAACCCGCTGCCCGAGGCGTCGCTGAAGCGGTTCCGCAACCCGCAGCGGCTGCGCGGTGCGGTCGGGCACGGGACCGACATCGCGGACCAGTTCCTGCGAATCCGCAGCGGCGGCGACATGGCGCTGCTCCAGTGGGTCTCTCGACGCGTGCTCCAGGCGGAGGAGCGCGCGCCCGGGACGGTGCTCGACCACGCGTTCCTCGACGCGCACACGCTCGGCCTCGACGACTTCCGCCGGCACGTCGCGGACCTCGACGAGCAGGAGGTCCTCACGGCCACGGGCCTCACGGTCGCGGAGATGGACGAGCTCGCCGACCGCTACCTCGCGGCGGGCCGCGTCATCGTCACGTGGGCGATGGGTCTGACGCAGCACCGCAAGGGCGTCGACACCATCAAGGAGATCGTCAACCTCCTGCTGCTGCGCGGGAACATCGGCAAGCCGGGCGCGGGTGCGTCGCCGATCCGCGGGCACAGCAACGTGCAGGGGGACCGGACGATGGGCATCTGGGAGCGCCCGCCGGACGCGTTCCTCGACGCGCTGGCCGCCGAGTTCGCGTTCGAGCCGCCGCGGCACCACGGACTCGACTCGGTCGCGTGCGTCGAGGCGATGCAGCGCGGCGACGTCAAGGTCTGGTTCTCGCTCGGCGGCAACTTCGTCGGTGCGATCTCCGACACCCGAGCGGCCGAGGCCGCGGTCCGCGGCACCGACCTCACCGTGCAGGTGTCGACCAAGCTCAACCGCTCGCACGCCGTGACGGGCGCGGAGGCACTCATCCTCCCGACGCTGGGCCGGACCGACCTCGACCTCCAGGACACCGGCCCGCAGTTCGTCTCGGTCGAGGACTCGGTGTGCGCGGTCCACGCCACGCACGGCCCGCTGCCGCCGGTCTCGCCGCTGCTGCTCTCGGAGATCTCGATCGTCACGCGCCTCGCCCGGGCGGTCCTGGGCGACGACGGGCCGATCGACTGGGCGGGGTTCGAGCGTGACTACGACACGATCCGCGACGCGATCTCCCGCGTCGTGCCGGGCTTCGCGGACTTCAACACGCGCATCCGCCAGAAGGACGGGTTCGTCCTGCCGCACGGGCCGCGCGACTCACGCACCTTCCCGACGCCCAGCGGCAAGGCGCTCCTCACCGTCAACGACCTCGTGCCGGTGGAGTGCCCGCCGGGCCGGTTGATCCTCCAGACCGTCCGGGCGCACGACCAGTTCAACACCACGATGTACGGCCTCGACGACCGCTACCGCGGCATCCGTCGCGGGCGCGACGTCGTCCTGGTGAATCCTGACGACCTCACGGACCTCGGCCTGGCCGACGGCGACCGCGTCGACGTGCACAGCGAGTGGCCCGGCGAGGCCGACCGCGTCCTGCCGAACCTCCGCGTCGTCGCCTACCCCACGTCACGCGGGTGCGCGGCGGCGTACTTCCCCGAGGCCAACGTGCTGGTCCCCCTCAAGAGCACCGCCCTCGACAGCAACACCCCGGTCTCCAAGGCGATCATCGTCCGCCTGGCCCGCCGCCCGTCCGCCCCCTGA
- the nirD gene encoding nitrite reductase small subunit NirD, with translation MTTTTTVSTDVCGLDALVPERGAAALVDGVQVALFRLADDTVLAVQNRDPFAGANVVARGIVGSVGDTPTVTSPMHKQVWDLRTGECLDTGGKTPRDDVVDLATWTADVVAGRVLVRRT, from the coding sequence GTGACCACCACGACGACTGTCAGCACCGACGTCTGCGGCCTCGACGCCCTCGTCCCCGAGCGCGGGGCAGCCGCCCTCGTCGACGGCGTGCAGGTCGCCCTGTTCCGCCTCGCCGACGACACCGTCCTCGCCGTGCAGAACCGCGACCCCTTCGCGGGGGCGAACGTCGTCGCGCGCGGGATCGTCGGGTCCGTCGGCGACACCCCCACGGTGACGTCGCCCATGCACAAGCAGGTGTGGGACCTGCGCACGGGCGAGTGCCTGGACACCGGCGGCAAGACGCCGCGGGACGACGTCGTTGACCTGGCGACCTGGACGGCCGACGTGGTCGCCGGCCGGGTTCTCGTCCGCCGCACCTGA
- the nirB gene encoding nitrite reductase large subunit NirB, which yields MRTTPPPALGRVVVVGAGMVAHRLVAGLLDRAPGDGWHVTVVGDEPWVPYDRVHLSELLTADRTPADLALEPGVWEDPRTTLITGDAVDKLDRDAQTVTTRSGVVLPYDQLVLATGSWAWTPRTEGTDLPGVFRYRTLTDLDELREWVADRSAVLGRPLRGAVVGGGVLGLEAAAALQHLGASATVVEFADHLMNVQLDAGGGEALRVLVDGLGIDVRTTTGCTGLAAGDDGAVATMRLSGDDEIPADVVVFSTGVRPRDRLARESGLAIGERGGVVIGASCRTSDPAIWAIGECASFENECTGLVAPGNAMADVVVDRLLGGPRLYTPAPEGTKLKGVGIDAASFGDVNALTPGALEVTFTDPVAKTYRKLVVSDDARTLLGGVFVGDAALYPQLRPMLGRPLGADPSAFLAPEGGAPDTGADLPDDVVVCSCTNVTAGTVREAVTAHGCTTVGEVKACTKAGTVCGSCVPVVTKIVNAQLEASGIEVSRAMCEHFAMPRAELYALVAAGEARTFTEIVAAHGTGRGCAVCKPVVASILSSLRAGHVLEREHAGLQDTNDHVMANLQKDGTYSVIPRVPGGEITPEKLVALGEVAAEFGLYTRITGAQRIGMFGARIDQLPAIWQRLIDAGFESGQAYGKSLRAVKSCVGSAWCRFGVRDSVSMGILLENRYRGLRTPHKFKVGVSGCARECAEARGKDVGVIATAGGWNVYVGGNGGANPRHADLLAEDLTDDGLVAVIDRFLALYVRRGDRLQRTAPFVAEYPGGIEALRAVLVDDSEGIAADLEADIAAHVDDYRDEWAAALEDPDKLDRFTAFVNAPGSHDPDLAYTPLRGQVRPAEPGEVAHHDPRVARTLTLEVTR from the coding sequence ATGCGCACCACCCCTCCGCCCGCACTCGGCCGGGTCGTCGTCGTCGGCGCCGGCATGGTCGCCCACCGCCTCGTCGCCGGCCTGCTCGACCGGGCGCCCGGGGACGGCTGGCACGTCACCGTCGTCGGCGACGAGCCGTGGGTGCCGTACGACCGCGTCCACCTGTCCGAGCTGCTGACGGCGGACCGCACGCCCGCGGACCTCGCGCTCGAGCCGGGCGTGTGGGAGGACCCGCGCACGACGCTGATCACCGGCGACGCCGTCGACAAGCTCGACCGCGACGCGCAGACCGTCACGACCCGCTCCGGCGTGGTCCTGCCGTACGACCAGCTCGTGCTCGCGACGGGCTCGTGGGCGTGGACGCCTCGCACCGAGGGCACGGACCTGCCGGGCGTGTTCCGGTACCGGACGCTGACCGACCTCGACGAGCTGCGCGAGTGGGTCGCCGACCGGTCCGCGGTGCTCGGCCGGCCGCTGCGCGGCGCGGTCGTCGGCGGTGGCGTGCTCGGCCTGGAGGCCGCGGCGGCGCTGCAGCACCTCGGCGCGAGCGCGACGGTCGTCGAGTTCGCCGACCACCTGATGAACGTGCAGCTCGACGCGGGCGGCGGCGAGGCGCTGCGGGTCCTCGTCGACGGGCTCGGGATCGACGTCCGGACCACGACCGGCTGCACCGGGCTCGCGGCGGGCGACGACGGTGCCGTCGCGACCATGCGGCTGTCCGGCGACGACGAGATCCCCGCCGACGTCGTCGTCTTCTCGACAGGCGTGCGGCCGCGCGACCGGCTCGCACGCGAGTCCGGCCTCGCGATCGGCGAGCGCGGCGGCGTCGTCATCGGCGCGTCGTGCCGCACGTCCGACCCGGCGATCTGGGCGATCGGTGAGTGCGCGTCGTTCGAGAACGAGTGCACGGGGCTCGTCGCACCGGGCAACGCGATGGCTGACGTCGTCGTCGACCGGCTGCTCGGCGGCCCGCGCCTCTACACGCCCGCTCCCGAGGGCACGAAGCTCAAGGGCGTCGGGATCGACGCGGCGTCGTTCGGCGACGTCAACGCGCTGACCCCGGGTGCGCTGGAGGTCACGTTCACCGACCCGGTCGCGAAGACCTACCGCAAGCTCGTCGTGTCCGACGACGCCCGCACGCTGCTCGGCGGCGTGTTCGTCGGGGACGCGGCCCTCTACCCGCAGCTGCGCCCGATGCTCGGCCGCCCGCTCGGCGCGGACCCGTCCGCGTTCCTCGCGCCCGAGGGGGGTGCGCCCGACACCGGCGCCGACCTGCCCGACGACGTCGTCGTCTGCTCGTGCACCAACGTCACCGCCGGGACCGTCCGCGAGGCCGTCACCGCGCACGGCTGCACGACGGTCGGCGAGGTCAAGGCGTGCACCAAGGCCGGCACCGTCTGCGGCTCGTGCGTCCCCGTCGTCACCAAGATCGTCAACGCCCAGCTCGAGGCGTCGGGCATCGAGGTGTCGCGCGCCATGTGCGAGCACTTCGCGATGCCCCGTGCCGAGCTGTACGCGCTGGTCGCCGCCGGCGAGGCCCGCACGTTCACCGAGATCGTCGCGGCGCACGGCACCGGCCGCGGGTGCGCCGTCTGCAAGCCCGTCGTCGCGTCGATCCTGTCCTCGCTGCGCGCCGGGCACGTGCTGGAGCGCGAGCACGCCGGGCTGCAGGACACCAACGACCACGTCATGGCGAACCTGCAGAAGGACGGCACCTACTCCGTCATCCCGCGGGTGCCGGGCGGCGAGATCACGCCGGAGAAGCTCGTGGCCCTCGGCGAGGTGGCGGCGGAGTTCGGCCTCTACACGCGCATCACCGGCGCGCAGCGGATCGGCATGTTCGGCGCGCGCATCGACCAGCTCCCCGCGATCTGGCAGCGGCTCATCGACGCCGGGTTCGAGTCCGGGCAGGCGTACGGCAAGTCGCTGCGCGCCGTGAAGTCGTGCGTGGGGTCGGCGTGGTGCCGGTTCGGCGTCCGCGACTCCGTGAGCATGGGCATCCTGCTGGAGAACCGCTACCGGGGCCTGCGGACGCCGCACAAGTTCAAGGTCGGCGTCTCCGGATGCGCGCGCGAGTGCGCCGAGGCGCGCGGCAAGGACGTCGGCGTCATCGCGACCGCGGGCGGCTGGAACGTCTACGTCGGCGGCAACGGCGGCGCGAACCCGCGGCACGCCGACCTGCTCGCCGAGGACCTCACCGACGACGGGCTCGTCGCCGTCATCGACCGCTTCCTCGCGCTGTACGTCCGCCGCGGCGACCGGCTGCAGCGGACCGCGCCGTTCGTCGCCGAGTACCCGGGCGGCATCGAGGCGCTGCGGGCCGTCCTGGTCGACGACAGCGAGGGCATCGCCGCCGACCTCGAGGCCGACATCGCCGCGCACGTCGACGACTACCGCGACGAGTGGGCCGCCGCCCTGGAGGACCCCGACAAGCTCGACCGGTTCACCGCGTTCGTCAACGCACCCGGCTCGCACGACCCCGACCTCGCGTACACGCCGCTGCGGGGGCAGGTCCGCCCCGCCGAGCCCGGCGAGGTCGCGCACCACGACCCGCGCGTCGCGCGCACGCTCACCCTGGAGGTGACCCGGTGA
- a CDS encoding class II aldolase/adducin family protein: protein MTGTGTGTRSRASQALREEILYYCRESVRTGLNFNTQGNISVRVHGDDGFEGVVITPSDVRYDAMHPDDMLVVDLDGTVVEGDLLPSTELPVHLAHYRRRPDVQAIVHTESTFVNVLGALGRTIDPVLLNMVLYAKGPVPVMPFEFSTCAAFGERSADLMGDDVNAVVWANHGLLAVGVSLKLAFKVAVAVEENAEVLFHASRVGTPHVLAYDRIDVPEGTRLP from the coding sequence ATGACCGGCACCGGCACGGGGACGCGGTCACGCGCCAGCCAGGCGCTGCGCGAGGAGATCCTGTACTACTGCCGCGAGTCCGTGCGGACGGGCCTCAACTTCAACACCCAGGGCAACATCAGCGTCCGCGTGCACGGCGACGACGGCTTCGAGGGCGTCGTCATCACGCCGTCCGACGTCCGCTACGACGCGATGCACCCCGACGACATGCTCGTCGTCGACCTCGACGGCACCGTGGTCGAGGGCGACCTGCTGCCGTCGACCGAGCTGCCCGTGCACCTGGCGCACTACCGCCGCCGCCCCGACGTCCAGGCGATCGTGCACACCGAGTCGACGTTCGTGAACGTCCTCGGCGCGCTCGGCCGGACGATCGACCCCGTCCTGCTCAACATGGTCCTGTACGCCAAGGGCCCGGTCCCCGTCATGCCGTTCGAGTTCTCGACGTGCGCCGCCTTCGGGGAGCGCAGCGCCGACCTCATGGGCGACGACGTCAACGCGGTCGTCTGGGCCAACCACGGCCTGCTCGCCGTCGGCGTCTCGCTCAAGCTCGCGTTCAAGGTCGCCGTCGCGGTCGAGGAGAACGCCGAGGTGCTGTTCCACGCGAGCCGCGTCGGCACCCCCCACGTCCTCGCGTACGACCGCATCGACGTCCCCGAGGGCACGCGCCTGCCCTGA
- a CDS encoding GTP pyrophosphokinase: MTDLRRLVLTYKFGIDEVMTKLSILREDFRHMRDYNPVEHVGSRLKSFESILAKCRRKGIPLTPDAIREQMFDVAGVRVTCSFVSDIYRVRDMLVGQADLTLLEERDYIAHPKPNGYKSLHLILQVPVFLSDRVEDVIVEVQLRTIAMDFWASLEHKIFYKYHRQVPPHLLDSLRLAAEVASTLDASMERIHDEVKALADDGDPGTADVDPLSPEEALLRGFWRTAEAAEADRPRFDG; this comes from the coding sequence ATGACGGACCTGCGCCGGCTCGTGCTCACGTACAAGTTCGGGATCGACGAGGTCATGACGAAGCTCTCGATCCTGCGCGAGGACTTCAGGCACATGCGCGACTACAACCCCGTCGAGCACGTCGGGTCGCGCCTGAAGTCGTTCGAGTCGATCCTCGCGAAGTGCCGCCGCAAGGGCATCCCGCTGACGCCCGACGCGATCCGCGAGCAGATGTTCGACGTCGCGGGCGTGCGTGTGACCTGCTCGTTCGTGTCCGACATCTACCGCGTGCGCGACATGCTCGTCGGGCAGGCCGACCTCACGCTGCTGGAGGAGCGCGACTACATCGCCCACCCGAAGCCCAACGGCTACAAGTCGCTGCACCTGATCCTGCAGGTGCCCGTCTTCCTGTCCGACCGGGTCGAGGACGTGATCGTCGAGGTGCAGCTGCGCACGATCGCCATGGACTTCTGGGCGAGCCTGGAGCACAAGATCTTCTACAAGTACCACCGGCAGGTCCCGCCGCACCTGCTCGACTCGTTGCGGCTCGCCGCCGAGGTCGCGTCGACCCTGGACGCGTCGATGGAGCGGATCCACGACGAGGTCAAGGCCCTCGCGGACGACGGCGACCCGGGCACGGCGGACGTCGACCCGCTCAGCCCGGAGGAGGCGTTGCTGCGCGGGTTCTGGCGCACGGCCGAGGCGGCGGAGGCGGACCGGCCGCGGTTCGACGGCTGA
- a CDS encoding SMP-30/gluconolactonase/LRE family protein: MTVRRTTRRLAAALLAAALVVAAPAAAGAHGGGGGHGPGGGHGHDRPTSYLLDPTGPAADDVFPEGVAVHGDDFYVGSTTDGTVYRGDLDEPAATPFLLGGADGRTSAVGMKTDGRTLVVAGGATGRVFAYDVRTRALVGSWLVAPTGAPTFVNDVAISPRGDVYATDSQRPFLYRIDARDLRATAAERTLPVFLDLTGTALQYQPGFNVNGIAISQDGRTAVLAQSNTATLFRVGLRDRSVAAIDLGGETVAGDGLVLRHRTLWAVERQGDVGYVVRVDLDRSLRSGTVVGRTTDPSFDDPTTAALVGRSLLVVNSQFGERAAGEAPGPFTVSRVPVP, from the coding sequence ATGACCGTCCGACGCACCACCCGACGTCTCGCCGCAGCGCTGCTCGCCGCGGCCCTGGTCGTCGCCGCCCCGGCCGCCGCGGGCGCGCACGGAGGTGGCGGTGGCCACGGTCCCGGCGGCGGGCACGGGCACGACCGCCCGACGAGCTACCTCCTGGACCCGACCGGCCCGGCGGCCGACGACGTGTTCCCCGAGGGCGTCGCGGTGCACGGCGACGACTTCTACGTGGGCAGCACGACTGACGGCACCGTCTACCGCGGCGACCTCGACGAGCCGGCGGCGACGCCGTTCCTGCTCGGCGGGGCCGACGGGCGCACGTCCGCGGTCGGGATGAAGACCGACGGACGCACGCTCGTCGTCGCGGGCGGCGCGACGGGACGCGTCTTCGCGTACGACGTCCGGACGCGCGCGCTCGTGGGGTCGTGGCTGGTCGCGCCGACCGGTGCGCCGACGTTCGTCAACGACGTCGCGATCAGCCCGCGGGGCGACGTGTACGCGACGGACTCGCAGCGGCCGTTCCTCTACCGGATCGACGCGCGCGACCTGCGCGCCACGGCCGCCGAGCGGACGCTGCCGGTGTTCCTCGACCTCACCGGGACCGCCCTGCAGTACCAGCCGGGGTTCAACGTCAACGGGATCGCGATCTCGCAGGACGGGCGCACGGCGGTGCTCGCGCAGTCGAACACCGCGACGCTGTTCCGGGTCGGCCTGCGGGACCGCTCGGTGGCGGCGATCGACCTGGGCGGGGAGACGGTCGCGGGCGACGGGCTCGTGCTGCGGCACCGCACGCTGTGGGCCGTCGAGCGGCAGGGCGACGTCGGGTACGTCGTGCGCGTCGACCTCGACCGGTCGCTGCGGTCCGGGACCGTCGTCGGCCGCACCACCGACCCGTCGTTCGACGACCCCACGACCGCGGCGCTCGTCGGGAGGTCGCTCCTCGTCGTGAACAGCCAGTTCGGCGAGCGCGCCGCGGGCGAGGCGCCCGGGCCGTTCACGGTGTCGCGCGTGCCGGTCCCGTAG
- a CDS encoding GatB/YqeY domain-containing protein — protein MSTPTLDRLTADLTTAMKARDTFRTGTLRQLVGAVRAEAKAGPVEKDLTEDDVLRVLAREVKKRRESAEIYTTAGADERAANENAEADVVEEYLPQQLSDDDLAALVRDVVAETGASSMRDMGAVMKEATARAGLSADGKKLSTLVRAALAG, from the coding sequence ATGAGCACCCCGACCCTCGACCGTCTGACCGCCGACCTCACGACCGCCATGAAGGCCCGGGACACGTTCCGGACCGGCACGCTCCGCCAGCTCGTCGGCGCCGTGCGCGCCGAGGCCAAGGCCGGTCCCGTCGAGAAGGACCTCACCGAGGACGACGTGCTGCGCGTGCTGGCCCGCGAGGTGAAGAAGCGTCGCGAGAGCGCGGAGATCTACACGACGGCCGGCGCCGACGAGCGGGCGGCGAACGAGAACGCCGAGGCGGACGTCGTCGAGGAGTACCTCCCGCAGCAGCTGTCCGACGACGACCTCGCGGCTCTGGTGCGCGACGTCGTCGCCGAGACCGGGGCCAGCAGCATGCGCGACATGGGTGCCGTCATGAAGGAGGCGACGGCCCGCGCCGGGCTGAGCGCCGACGGCAAGAAGCTGTCCACCCTGGTCCGCGCGGCGCTCGCGGGCTGA